The genomic DNA ATATTCTCGGCCAACGACGTGGTGATCAACCTGGGGGTCATCACCGCCGGCGCCCTGGTCGCGTGGACCGGTTCCAATTATCCGGATCTGATTATCGGCACCATCGCGGGGGGCATTGTACTTAACGGTGCCAGACGCATTTTGGCGTTGAAGGGTTAAATAATGCTCATTATTGGCAAAAAGCTCTCGCCGTATGCCCTATTGTCCATATCGGGCCTGCTGGCAGCGTCTGATCAGGCTGTAAAGTGGCTGGTGCAGCAATCAATGGCCTATGGCGAGTATGTTTCGGTGACCCCGTTCTTTAACTGGGTGCACCTATGGAACACCGGTGCCGCATTCAGTCTTTTTGCGAATGGTGGAGGCTGGCAGCGCTACTTTTTTATCGGAATCGCGGTAGTGGTCTCGATTTTTCTGATCAAGCTGATCCTTGAAAATCGTCATAAAGGAGAAGCCATCGCTTACAGTCTTATCCTCGGTGGCGCCATGGGCAACCTGATTGACCGGG from Pseudomonas putida includes the following:
- the lspA gene encoding signal peptidase II, which translates into the protein MLIIGKKLSPYALLSISGLLAASDQAVKWLVQQSMAYGEYVSVTPFFNWVHLWNTGAAFSLFANGGGWQRYFFIGIAVVVSIFLIKLILENRHKGEAIAYSLILGGAMGNLIDRVFRGYVVDSFDFYWRDWHWPAFNLADIAIVLGALLFVSSSLLGKKANTNAESDGSD